One Lujinxingia sediminis DNA segment encodes these proteins:
- a CDS encoding septum formation initiator family protein encodes MRLGVILTFAAVVCGLVYFVLTNPSVERLEVLRAEQAQLQEQNERLAEKNRKLEREIVALREDPRLTERRARERVGLARPDEVIFQFEGPEETQRVQVRLRVDEQGTAELAGRPVAVGELGGALRELRQEMPHSELVVWISEEVGPLLHQQIIDVVDASPMAPARIEE; translated from the coding sequence ATGCGCCTGGGAGTCATTCTTACATTTGCGGCGGTGGTCTGCGGGCTGGTGTACTTCGTGCTGACCAACCCCTCGGTGGAGCGCCTGGAGGTGCTTCGCGCCGAGCAAGCTCAGCTCCAGGAGCAGAACGAGCGGCTCGCGGAGAAGAACCGCAAGCTGGAGCGCGAGATTGTGGCGCTGCGCGAAGACCCGCGCCTGACCGAGCGCCGGGCACGCGAGCGTGTGGGACTTGCGCGCCCCGATGAGGTGATCTTTCAGTTCGAGGGGCCCGAAGAGACGCAGCGCGTGCAGGTTCGGCTGCGTGTGGATGAGCAAGGCACCGCCGAGCTCGCCGGTCGTCCCGTGGCCGTAGGTGAGCTTGGCGGGGCGTTGCGGGAGCTTCGTCAGGAGATGCCCCATTCGGAGCTGGTGGTGTGGATCTCCGAGGAGGTCGGGCCGCTGCTTCACCAACAAATCATCGACGTGGTCGACGCCTCACCGATGGCACCGGCGAGGATCGAAGAGTAG
- a CDS encoding diguanylate cyclase, whose product MSNRTMTRRRPKKAGGQGWVVVSALLLAGYALGVLGHGALFGALNAFGVIASLALAAGLWFGGRREGAAELATCLSGLAAVLMLSRLAAGVGVDLFALVVLTLAALAATRSSRAVAWSLGAALSVELTSALMGTADPHTLRPALVEGLGEVSLIPLLVRTALMVAAVALCWKAVGRHTQRGRKRVEVELSEAREQMLQEAREFRLIHAGRGQDAVDRRQAEELIVRGAVDAVHHTIFVTLELVKTALKAHTVVLLWFDVRNERLRIKELVSESDALVDGAIDPAGGVLGGLTRQRETLALKALRPGFRGLAYYRHPQDVTEFLGVPVIEKGHLRGVLCVDRCAERAFEDEEIRVVEDAASYVMRAVENERVVATIERARFEVSRFFEASRKLNGVLTPDQVYEVALESVAQIVAFDFAAITLFDEEEDRHHVARVSGEGMTSQGGWDQVSFASNQGLVSMVVSNRHYLPFGGHLRDPDAVVFGPGQSARDLRSLIVLPLIVQDQAVGTLVIGHREANQFASERREMLEVIANQVAVTLQNARLYERMEEMASIDALTRLPNRRTFQTRLSEAMARHKRSRRTFAVVLTDIDHFKSVNDTYGHPVGDEVLRHVGRVFREGLREVDMPARYGGEEFVLVLEDTDIEGARQVADRLRVAISKLSFETDKGLLQCTISMGIAMGPADTDHEHALVDLADQALYHSKKNGRNQVTVYSEMIAKTAAA is encoded by the coding sequence ATGAGCAACCGAACAATGACACGACGACGCCCGAAGAAGGCCGGAGGCCAGGGCTGGGTGGTGGTGAGCGCGCTGTTGCTGGCGGGCTACGCACTGGGCGTGCTCGGGCATGGTGCGCTTTTCGGGGCGCTCAACGCCTTCGGTGTCATCGCCTCACTGGCGCTGGCCGCCGGGCTGTGGTTCGGCGGGAGGCGGGAGGGCGCCGCCGAGCTTGCGACCTGTCTGAGCGGCCTGGCTGCCGTGCTGATGCTCTCGCGTCTGGCCGCCGGGGTAGGGGTGGATCTTTTTGCGCTCGTGGTGCTGACGTTGGCGGCCCTCGCTGCGACGCGCTCCAGCCGCGCGGTGGCGTGGAGCCTGGGGGCCGCGTTGAGCGTCGAGCTGACCAGCGCGCTGATGGGCACCGCCGATCCCCACACGCTCCGACCGGCCCTGGTCGAGGGGTTGGGCGAGGTCAGTCTCATACCCCTTCTGGTACGCACGGCGTTGATGGTCGCCGCCGTTGCGCTCTGCTGGAAGGCCGTCGGTCGCCACACCCAGCGCGGTCGAAAGCGCGTTGAGGTCGAGCTCAGTGAGGCTCGCGAGCAGATGCTCCAGGAGGCCCGCGAGTTTCGTCTGATTCATGCCGGCAGGGGCCAGGACGCCGTCGACCGGCGCCAGGCCGAGGAGCTGATTGTGCGCGGGGCGGTCGACGCGGTGCACCACACCATCTTCGTGACCCTGGAGCTTGTGAAGACCGCGCTCAAAGCCCACACCGTGGTGCTCCTGTGGTTTGACGTGCGCAATGAGCGCCTGCGCATCAAGGAGCTCGTCAGCGAGAGCGACGCGCTGGTCGACGGTGCCATCGACCCGGCCGGTGGTGTGCTCGGCGGGCTGACCCGCCAGCGCGAAACTCTGGCGCTTAAGGCGCTTCGCCCCGGATTCCGCGGGCTTGCCTACTACCGCCATCCTCAGGATGTCACCGAGTTTCTGGGGGTACCGGTCATCGAGAAGGGGCATCTGCGCGGGGTGCTCTGCGTTGATCGTTGTGCTGAGCGGGCCTTTGAGGACGAAGAGATCCGGGTTGTGGAGGACGCCGCATCTTATGTGATGCGCGCGGTTGAGAATGAGCGCGTGGTGGCCACGATTGAACGGGCACGCTTTGAGGTCAGCCGTTTCTTTGAGGCCAGCCGCAAGCTCAACGGGGTTCTCACCCCGGATCAGGTCTACGAGGTCGCTCTGGAGAGCGTGGCCCAGATTGTGGCCTTTGATTTCGCGGCGATCACTCTTTTTGACGAGGAGGAGGATCGCCACCATGTCGCCCGTGTCAGCGGTGAGGGCATGACGAGCCAGGGAGGTTGGGACCAGGTGAGCTTTGCGTCGAACCAGGGCCTTGTGTCGATGGTGGTGAGCAACCGCCACTACCTGCCTTTTGGCGGCCATCTTCGCGATCCGGACGCAGTGGTCTTCGGGCCGGGGCAGTCGGCGCGCGATCTTCGCAGCCTCATCGTGCTGCCGCTCATCGTCCAGGATCAAGCCGTCGGTACGCTGGTGATCGGGCACCGCGAGGCCAACCAGTTTGCCTCGGAGCGACGCGAAATGCTCGAAGTGATCGCCAACCAGGTCGCCGTCACCCTCCAAAACGCACGCCTCTACGAGCGCATGGAGGAGATGGCCAGCATCGACGCCCTCACGCGCCTCCCCAACCGCCGCACCTTCCAGACTCGCCTCAGCGAAGCGATGGCGCGTCACAAGCGCTCGCGTCGCACCTTTGCGGTCGTGCTCACCGACATCGACCACTTCAAGTCGGTCAATGATACCTACGGGCACCCCGTCGGTGACGAGGTTTTGCGCCATGTGGGCCGCGTCTTCCGCGAGGGGCTGCGCGAGGTCGATATGCCCGCGCGCTACGGCGGTGAGGAGTTCGTGCTGGTGCTGGAAGACACCGACATTGAAGGCGCGCGCCAGGTGGCCGACCGTCTGCGCGTGGCGATCAGCAAGCTGAGCTTTGAAACCGATAAGGGGCTTTTGCAGTGCACCATCAG